Part of the Halococcus saccharolyticus DSM 5350 genome, AGTATGTCCCGAGATACCGATCGACGAGAGTTTCTGAAAGTCACGGGTTCGGTCGTCGCGTCGTCGGCCTTCATCGGAACAGCGAGCGCAGCGGGCCGTGGAAGTGGCACTCGATACGCGGCGTTCAACGTCGTGGACCTGAACACGGAGCAGGTACAACAGAAGGGCGACGAACAAGCTGCTGCTGCCGCTCGCGTGATTCAAGAGATCGACCCGGATATCCTCGTCGTAAATGAGCTCGCCAACAACATTCAAAGGGCGCGGGTCGAAGACGGCGTCCCCACGGAGAAGACGAACATCCAGGCGTTCGTCGACAACTATCTCAGTGAACCACAGCACCGAACCCTCGACGGTATCGAGTATCAGTATACCCTCCAACCGACCAGCAACACGGGCGTCCTTCCGGAGGAGCCCTACGATTTCAACAAGGACGGCGTCGCTGGCGAACGTCCGGGGGACGCGTTCGGGTTCGGCGTCTTCCCTGGCCAGTACGCGTTCGGGATCGCGAGCAAACATCCGATCGAGGAGGCTGGCATCCGGGCGTTCCAGAAGTTCCGCTGGACCGATATGCCCGGCAACCTGATTCCGATCGAAGGAGAGTCCGGGGTCGATCCAGAGGGAATCTACCTGACGGAGGCCGAGACGGCTGTCTATCGACTCTCCTCGAAAACCCACATCGATGTCCCGTTCGAGGTGGACGGTGGGACGGTCCACGGACTGTTCAGCCATCCGACCCCACCCGTCTTCGACGGTCCGAACAACTTCAATGGGCGGTGGAATCACGACGAGGTGCGGTTCTTCGCGGACTACGTCGCCGGGGCGGACTACATCTACGACGACAGTGGGATGAGGGGTGGACTCGCGGATGACGCCTCGTACGTCCTGATGGGCGATATGAACGCCGGACCGGGAGACGAACCACTCGATCCGGCGACGAAGTACTTCATCGAGAACGATGATTTCACCACCCGACGCCTGCCGACGAGTCCGGGTGGCGCACAACGAGGCAACCCCTACGCAACCGCCACCTTTGAGAACAGACCGAAAGTCGATTGGGTTCTTCCGTCACCGGACCTCTCGTTACGGTCGTCCTCTGTCGTCTGGCCGAGCAAGAACGCTTCCAAACGCGGACTCGGCGAGGCCGTCGACACTGCGTCGGACCACCGACTGGTCTGGGCAGATATTGACAACCGGCAGCGAGGGGCCTCC contains:
- a CDS encoding endonuclease/exonuclease/phosphatase family protein — encoded protein: MSRDTDRREFLKVTGSVVASSAFIGTASAAGRGSGTRYAAFNVVDLNTEQVQQKGDEQAAAAARVIQEIDPDILVVNELANNIQRARVEDGVPTEKTNIQAFVDNYLSEPQHRTLDGIEYQYTLQPTSNTGVLPEEPYDFNKDGVAGERPGDAFGFGVFPGQYAFGIASKHPIEEAGIRAFQKFRWTDMPGNLIPIEGESGVDPEGIYLTEAETAVYRLSSKTHIDVPFEVDGGTVHGLFSHPTPPVFDGPNNFNGRWNHDEVRFFADYVAGADYIYDDSGMRGGLADDASYVLMGDMNAGPGDEPLDPATKYFIENDDFTTRRLPTSPGGAQRGNPYATATFENRPKVDWVLPSPDLSLRSSSVVWPSKNASKRGLGEAVDTASDHRLVWADIDNRQRGASGRSSR